A portion of the Acidobacteriota bacterium genome contains these proteins:
- a CDS encoding permease-like cell division protein FtsX — translation MTRIARVLTELARNLRRYPGTALGSLLSLLLLFLLFDLFWIASVTSDRFYRDLLSEIRMEVFLDEGVADSSITGLSRSIMSLEEVSAADYVSKESARDELARLVGIDLLVGYDSANPLPRSFVLTIEPMYLNTQDMATLETELARLTGSGEIQYSRHWLEKAETTRSLILRIGLALGALIILTTLISSANNIRLMARTKAVGFRQMLLLGAGRLFIAFPFVLEGFLLAGLSAAAGWALIFYGRGKVVFTQFELVFPAGDEVVIYCLIIALLGSLSGYLGVRKLLK, via the coding sequence ATGACACGGATCGCGCGCGTACTGACCGAACTGGCGCGGAATCTCAGGCGTTATCCCGGCACCGCGCTGGGCTCGCTTCTGTCGTTGCTGCTGCTCTTTCTCCTGTTCGACCTGTTCTGGATCGCCAGCGTGACCTCCGACCGCTTTTACCGCGACCTGTTATCGGAGATTCGGATGGAGGTTTTTCTCGACGAGGGGGTGGCTGACTCTTCAATTACCGGGCTGAGCCGGTCGATAATGTCTCTGGAGGAAGTAAGCGCGGCGGACTACGTTTCCAAGGAAAGCGCGCGCGATGAACTGGCTCGACTGGTTGGTATCGATCTGTTGGTGGGCTACGACTCCGCCAACCCGCTGCCGCGTTCGTTTGTCCTGACCATAGAACCGATGTATCTGAACACGCAGGACATGGCTACCCTGGAAACGGAACTGGCCCGTCTTACCGGCAGCGGTGAGATCCAGTACAGCCGCCATTGGCTGGAGAAAGCGGAAACCACCAGGTCCCTTATCCTCAGGATCGGGCTGGCCCTGGGTGCCCTGATTATCCTGACGACCCTGATAAGTTCGGCCAACAACATCCGCCTGATGGCGCGGACCAAAGCGGTCGGATTCCGCCAGATGCTCCTGCTGGGGGCCGGCAGGTTGTTCATCGCGTTTCCTTTTGTGCTCGAAGGTTTCCTGCTGGCCGGTCTCTCGGCGGCCGCGGGATGGGCGCTAATCTTCTATGGACGCGGGAAGGTTGTCTTCACGCAGTTTGAACTGGTGTTTCCCGCCGGAGACGAGGTCGTCATCTATTGTCTGATCATCGCCCTGCTGGGGAGCCTGAGCGGGTATCTGGGCGTTCGAAAGTTGTTGAAGTGA
- a CDS encoding YCF48-related protein has protein sequence MKTTGTFILILFLARSAGFAQGWEAVEFPLRENITGASFVHPDTGHLVTNGGKHARTFDAGATWWGLQITAGEPLEDVYFLDGMAGYVCGRKGAIHMTRDGGEHWQNISWPDTAATLVSMCMMDKWTGVTTGLYPTKDIPFGGIALRTTDGGHTWRPLSLSGQAYGDLLNLPGDALYCASMGYLNVSRDKGKSWQSEKIGDGRPGRALALSGKNGVMIGNHGMCAYTEDSAKTWHPVDLGDDERHFTCVVMVNDTVGYIGGTKTSLFTTTDGGHTWQQELMAKSFHVLDLTLVGDWLWAVGTEGGIIRKKVR, from the coding sequence ATGAAAACCACCGGTACCTTTATCCTCATCCTTTTCCTGGCCCGTTCCGCCGGGTTTGCCCAGGGCTGGGAGGCAGTCGAGTTCCCCCTCCGCGAAAACATCACCGGGGCGTCGTTCGTACATCCGGACACCGGCCATCTGGTCACCAACGGCGGCAAGCATGCGCGCACGTTCGACGCCGGCGCCACCTGGTGGGGCCTGCAGATAACCGCCGGTGAGCCGCTCGAGGACGTCTACTTTCTCGACGGCATGGCAGGCTACGTCTGCGGGCGCAAGGGGGCCATTCACATGACTCGTGACGGCGGAGAGCACTGGCAGAACATCTCCTGGCCGGATACGGCTGCGACCCTGGTCAGCATGTGCATGATGGACAAATGGACCGGCGTGACAACAGGGCTATATCCGACGAAAGACATTCCGTTCGGGGGAATTGCCCTGCGGACAACGGACGGCGGACACACCTGGAGACCGTTGAGCCTCTCGGGGCAGGCGTACGGGGACCTCTTGAACCTCCCGGGTGACGCCCTGTACTGCGCCTCCATGGGTTACCTGAACGTCAGCAGGGACAAGGGCAAGAGCTGGCAGTCCGAGAAAATCGGTGACGGCAGACCGGGACGCGCACTGGCGCTTTCGGGAAAGAACGGCGTTATGATCGGCAATCACGGAATGTGCGCCTACACCGAAGACAGCGCGAAAACCTGGCATCCCGTCGACCTCGGAGACGATGAACGCCACTTCACCTGCGTGGTCATGGTAAACGACACGGTCGGATACATCGGCGGGACCAAAACCAGCCTTTTCACGACTACCGACGGCGGGCACACGTGGCAGCAGGAACTGATGGCCAAGTCCTTCCACGTCCTTGACCTGACGCTTGTTGGAGACTGGCTGTGGGCGGTCGGCACCGAAGGCGGGATTATCCGCAAAAAAGTCAGGTAG
- a CDS encoding ATP-binding cassette domain-containing protein, whose translation MDKPPLVELIDVAVRNDRGGMVFRDLNFVLPAERSAVITGAAGAGKTLLAELLIGLRFAESGTVRLFDRELRPAKNRLIRRVRRQIGGVGGQFGLAPTLTVSENITLPMVIAGERKKVQRERLRKMLAEFSLLKQAGELPGSLTRVENSLVQFARASVANQPLMIIDEPSAGLDPKTFLRVFEFLVRVSVSGRSMVILVSETPGQKMPNTDYYRISDGALV comes from the coding sequence ATGGATAAACCGCCTCTTGTAGAGTTGATCGACGTGGCTGTCAGAAATGATCGCGGCGGCATGGTTTTCCGTGACCTCAATTTCGTGCTTCCGGCGGAACGGTCGGCGGTCATTACGGGCGCGGCCGGCGCCGGCAAGACGCTCCTGGCTGAACTCCTGATCGGCCTGCGTTTCGCCGAAAGCGGCACCGTCAGGCTGTTCGACCGGGAACTGCGGCCGGCGAAGAACCGTCTCATCAGGAGGGTCCGGCGCCAGATCGGCGGCGTTGGTGGACAGTTCGGACTGGCGCCCACTCTTACCGTATCTGAAAACATCACCCTGCCGATGGTCATAGCCGGAGAGCGCAAGAAGGTTCAACGGGAGCGGCTTCGCAAAATGCTGGCCGAGTTCTCGTTGCTCAAACAGGCCGGCGAACTGCCCGGCTCCCTGACTCGAGTCGAGAACTCCCTGGTGCAGTTTGCACGGGCGTCGGTGGCCAACCAGCCGCTCATGATTATCGATGAACCGTCGGCGGGACTTGATCCCAAAACGTTTCTGCGCGTTTTCGAGTTTCTGGTCAGAGTATCCGTATCCGGACGGTCGATGGTTATTCTGGTGTCAGAGACTCCCGGTCAGAAGATGCCCAATACCGACTATTACCGGATTTCCGACGGGGCGCTCGTATGA
- the rho gene encoding transcription termination factor Rho, which translates to MEIAELKSKTIAELLKIAEGLDIPGVSGLRKSELIYKVMESASNQEGVIFAEGVLEIMDEGYGFLRSPDYNYLPGQDDIYVSPSQIKRFDLRTGDTVSGQVRPPKDNERYFALLKIEAVNFEDPEVAKHKTLFDNLTPLYPEDQFLAETATEELTTRIIDLMCPIGKGQRALITSPPKAGKTIILQKIAQAITTNHSKVKLIVLLIDERPEEVTDMRRSVRGEVISSTFDEPAERHVQVAKMVLEKAKRLTEHKHDVVILLDSITRLARAHNAVVPHSGKILSGGVDSNALHMPKRFFGAARNIEEGGSLTIVATALIETGSRMDEVIFEEFKGTGNMEMVLDRRLADRRIFPAMDINRSSTRKEELLLSEETLSKVWILRKFLAEMNPMEAMEFLIDRLRKTKDNAKFLASMKD; encoded by the coding sequence ATGGAGATTGCAGAACTGAAATCCAAAACCATTGCCGAACTGCTCAAGATTGCCGAGGGTCTGGACATACCGGGTGTCTCAGGGCTGCGCAAGTCGGAGCTCATCTACAAGGTCATGGAGAGTGCCTCCAACCAGGAAGGGGTGATCTTCGCCGAAGGCGTGCTGGAGATAATGGATGAAGGCTACGGTTTTCTCCGGTCGCCCGACTACAATTACCTTCCCGGTCAGGACGACATCTACGTCTCGCCGTCGCAGATCAAGCGGTTCGACCTGCGCACCGGTGACACCGTCTCCGGACAGGTGCGCCCGCCCAAGGACAACGAGCGGTACTTCGCCCTGCTGAAGATTGAGGCGGTCAATTTTGAAGATCCCGAGGTGGCCAAGCACAAGACGCTTTTTGACAACCTGACTCCGTTGTATCCCGAGGATCAGTTCCTTGCTGAGACTGCCACTGAGGAGTTGACGACGCGGATAATCGACCTCATGTGTCCGATCGGCAAGGGTCAGAGGGCGCTTATCACGTCGCCGCCGAAGGCGGGCAAAACGATCATTTTGCAGAAAATCGCCCAGGCTATCACGACGAACCATTCGAAGGTAAAGCTGATCGTTCTGCTGATCGACGAGCGCCCGGAGGAGGTTACGGACATGCGGCGGTCGGTCCGCGGTGAGGTCATCTCGTCGACCTTCGATGAGCCCGCCGAGCGGCACGTTCAGGTGGCCAAGATGGTGCTGGAAAAGGCGAAGCGGCTTACCGAGCACAAGCACGACGTCGTTATTCTCCTTGATTCCATCACCCGGCTGGCCCGAGCCCATAACGCCGTGGTCCCGCACTCCGGCAAGATCCTCTCCGGCGGTGTTGATTCCAACGCCCTGCACATGCCCAAGCGGTTTTTCGGCGCGGCGCGCAACATCGAGGAGGGCGGCTCGCTCACGATCGTCGCTACGGCTCTTATCGAAACCGGGTCCAGGATGGACGAGGTGATTTTCGAAGAGTTCAAGGGCACCGGCAACATGGAGATGGTGCTCGATCGGCGGCTGGCTGACCGGCGGATATTCCCGGCCATGGACATCAATCGGTCCTCCACGCGTAAAGAGGAGTTGCTGCTTTCCGAAGAGACGCTGAGCAAGGTCTGGATCCTGCGCAAGTTCCTGGCCGAAATGAATCCCATGGAAGCGATGGAGTTCCTTATCGACCGGCTGAGAAAGACCAAGGACAACGCCAAGTTCCTTGCCTCGATGAAGGATTGA